One window of the Litorilinea aerophila genome contains the following:
- a CDS encoding SH3 domain-containing protein: MKTAMGALHGALLAGMLALAGCGGPAAGPAAASTPTASTRDPAVATHTAPAPPPTPCTVAADRGLNLRSGPGTAYNVIAVLPDGLAVYPQATNGDGSWLEVTGESGQPRGWVSRDYLRCPPALAGLPLATPPPTPMPPPTATPGPTSTPEPPPSPTPFTVSYTEPPNQDGDPGNLSGRILIPGEAVASPLPIFRDRLVFQLEVSDRAGEPNGHGIQKVEITISQLDEFGSIVADVYRRTEGNPPYCAFGNQEPFCEKIWVFQATDYFWPLPGQEFSGHSDIAVDPNAVYRAGMLAITDTGDSGFWFFDFKIERP; encoded by the coding sequence ATGAAAACCGCCATGGGAGCCCTCCACGGGGCCCTGCTGGCAGGGATGTTGGCCCTGGCCGGGTGCGGTGGGCCGGCCGCCGGACCCGCCGCTGCCTCCACGCCAACGGCGTCAACCCGGGATCCGGCCGTGGCCACCCACACCGCCCCAGCCCCGCCGCCAACCCCGTGTACCGTGGCCGCCGACCGGGGCCTCAACCTGCGCAGTGGCCCCGGCACCGCCTACAACGTGATCGCCGTCCTGCCCGACGGCCTGGCCGTCTATCCCCAGGCCACCAACGGGGACGGCTCCTGGCTGGAGGTGACCGGCGAGTCCGGCCAGCCCCGGGGCTGGGTGAGCCGGGATTACCTGCGCTGCCCCCCCGCGCTGGCCGGCCTGCCCCTGGCCACCCCGCCGCCGACGCCCATGCCGCCGCCCACAGCCACGCCGGGCCCAACATCCACCCCGGAGCCGCCGCCCTCCCCCACGCCCTTCACCGTGAGCTACACCGAGCCGCCCAACCAGGACGGCGATCCCGGCAACCTCAGCGGGCGCATCCTCATCCCCGGGGAGGCAGTCGCTTCCCCTCTGCCCATCTTCCGGGATCGGCTGGTCTTCCAGTTGGAGGTGAGCGACCGGGCAGGCGAACCCAACGGCCACGGCATCCAGAAGGTAGAGATCACCATCTCCCAACTGGACGAATTCGGATCCATCGTGGCCGACGTGTACCGCCGCACGGAGGGGAACCCGCCCTACTGCGCCTTCGGCAATCAGGAGCCCTTCTGCGAGAAGATCTGGGTGTTCCAGGCCACCGACTACTTCTGGCCCCTACCTGGCCAGGAATTCAGCGGGCATAGCGACATTGCCGTGGATCCCAACGCCGTCTACCGGGCCGGCATGCTGGCCATCACCGACACCGGGGACAGCGGATTCTGGTTCTTCGACTTCAAGATCGAGCGACCGTGA
- a CDS encoding effector-associated domain EAD1-containing protein, with protein MNELRDVLAGLFSDEEDARRIATSAGLEPQYIRFDDKPINVWHNILEEATRRDKLQALLDQARHAYPNNPALQRAMAGLDPVTAGMSGPLADLRRGVPQPWMWALALALLVLVGLLLRWPPLSTAHPEVAVAEPHEAAPSPAPAPSSTPPPIPMSGLFNILVADFGTLDDQGQVQPSELGERVSLWLARRLEQELAQTGSGDGLALNVQIWQDGWNKPASNPEIGVVVDPQVDLERLQAFRPTLVIYGYVTGAADSPQLALDFFYSSPQLQDEPDAALGRHSLGRPIPIAYGRDPDLAVEKLDSNRAFTARLAALVWLTKGLIKTLVEEPADALRIFQDADHTLGDWQAADGRETLYYFMGRAALDLKQYDLAETAFISATLINDRYVNAHIGLGNVHFSRAQSYFTPAATLPAEVAACVAPTGQATPRTPTGHLPTTEPEAMEQIDQAIQAYLHAERLATAPDTPWPPILYVAQAMLGNAYRLKGEAFTAQGDFPAARVELRKAQDAYLQTLTPFQQAQRHGFLAHVYLGLSAVARAQGYMAQRQGELDAARGAFVQALGHYAGCIQQEAVPDGDGSLKLQRTTACLCRLYASAVQQTLDELGGGEG; from the coding sequence GCTGGCCGGACTCTTCTCGGATGAAGAGGACGCGCGCCGTATCGCCACCTCCGCCGGCCTGGAACCCCAGTACATCCGCTTCGACGACAAGCCCATCAACGTCTGGCACAACATCCTGGAGGAAGCCACCCGCCGGGACAAGCTTCAGGCCCTCCTGGACCAGGCCCGGCATGCCTATCCCAACAACCCCGCCCTCCAGCGGGCCATGGCCGGCCTGGACCCGGTGACCGCCGGGATGTCTGGACCCCTCGCGGATCTCCGCCGGGGCGTCCCCCAGCCGTGGATGTGGGCGCTGGCCCTGGCGCTCCTCGTCCTGGTCGGGTTGCTGCTGCGCTGGCCGCCCCTGTCTACGGCCCATCCCGAAGTTGCCGTGGCCGAGCCCCACGAAGCGGCGCCTTCCCCCGCGCCCGCCCCCTCGTCCACGCCGCCCCCCATCCCCATGAGCGGCCTCTTCAACATTCTGGTGGCCGACTTTGGCACCCTGGATGACCAGGGCCAGGTCCAACCGTCGGAGCTGGGCGAACGGGTGAGCCTGTGGCTGGCGCGCCGGCTGGAACAGGAGCTGGCCCAGACCGGCAGCGGGGACGGGCTGGCACTGAACGTGCAGATCTGGCAGGATGGCTGGAACAAACCAGCGAGCAATCCGGAGATCGGCGTGGTGGTCGATCCTCAAGTGGACCTGGAACGGCTACAGGCCTTTCGGCCCACCCTGGTGATCTACGGCTATGTCACCGGTGCGGCCGACTCGCCGCAACTGGCGCTAGACTTCTTCTACAGTTCGCCCCAGCTCCAGGATGAGCCGGACGCAGCCCTGGGCCGCCATTCCCTGGGCCGGCCCATTCCCATCGCCTACGGGAGAGACCCGGACCTGGCCGTGGAAAAACTGGACAGCAACCGGGCCTTTACCGCACGGCTGGCCGCGCTGGTCTGGCTCACCAAGGGGCTGATCAAGACCCTCGTGGAGGAGCCAGCCGACGCCCTACGCATCTTCCAGGACGCAGACCACACCCTGGGCGACTGGCAGGCAGCGGACGGCCGGGAGACCCTCTACTACTTCATGGGGCGGGCCGCGCTGGATCTGAAGCAGTACGACCTGGCCGAGACCGCCTTCATCTCCGCCACCCTCATCAACGACCGCTACGTCAACGCCCACATCGGCCTGGGCAATGTCCACTTCAGCCGCGCCCAGAGCTACTTCACCCCCGCGGCCACCCTCCCCGCTGAGGTGGCCGCCTGCGTGGCACCCACCGGCCAGGCCACGCCCCGGACGCCCACCGGCCATCTGCCCACCACCGAACCAGAGGCCATGGAGCAGATCGACCAGGCCATCCAGGCGTACCTGCACGCCGAAAGACTGGCCACCGCCCCCGACACGCCCTGGCCTCCCATCCTGTACGTGGCCCAGGCCATGCTGGGCAACGCCTACCGCCTGAAGGGTGAAGCCTTCACCGCCCAGGGCGACTTTCCGGCCGCGCGGGTGGAACTCCGCAAAGCCCAGGACGCCTACCTGCAAACCCTGACGCCCTTCCAGCAGGCCCAACGCCACGGCTTCCTGGCCCACGTTTACCTGGGGCTGAGCGCCGTCGCCCGGGCCCAGGGCTACATGGCCCAACGACAGGGAGAGCTGGATGCCGCGCGCGGGGCCTTCGTCCAGGCCCTGGGCCACTACGCCGGCTGCATCCAACAGGAAGCCGTTCCCGACGGCGACGGCAGCCTGAAGTTACAGCGCACCACAGCCTGTCTGTGCAGGCTCTATGCAAGTGCCGTCCAACAGACGCTGGATGAGCTGGGAGGAGGTGAAGGATGA